The following is a genomic window from Phaseolus vulgaris cultivar G19833 chromosome 6, P. vulgaris v2.0, whole genome shotgun sequence.
TGGTAGACATGCAGCCGCAGCTATCAGAGTGAAATCAATAGTATAAACAAATTCTGAAGCCACCGCCTCACCAAAAAAATTCAGATCCTATAATACACCTGTTTATCATGGTTTTCCTTTTATTCTTTCCTTTATAAAAACAAGCTGGCAAACTAACAATTTACATGATTATATTTCAAATGTAGATGCAAACAAACTAAACAATTCATACCTGATTCAAGGAATTCTTCGGTGTTTCATACTCGGCAGCTAGAAAAACAAAAACCTGCAATCATACAAAAATAACACAACTAAATCACTGGACAGCACTGAAATTTCTAGCTTTTACACAGTTTATCTAGAATAATGATCGGAAATAAGGATTTCATTGGGTGTGTCATTAAGCAGCTCGAACATTTCCATGGAAATACAATGttgcacacacacacacaaaaaaaagcAATGGGCaagaatataaattaatatttcgAAAACTGAAACAAGATATAACATTAGGTAAGGCGATTCAAACATTAAGCACGCATTATAATGGAAGAGCAAACAAACGCATTTGTTTCAGATAATTTTCACGAAATAATCACATTTTCTCCAAAAGCAATTACTTGTTTTGTATTCCAAATTAAATATAGTAACCTGTTTTGTGTTCCACGTGAAAAGGGACTGCAAATCTGCAGATATATTCAGTGTCATGCTGACCTGCAGGAATAGAAACGCTTCCACTTCAGATTGAATAATGAATAAATGACATGTAAATATCACAGAAAAGAATTACAACAAgctgtttttttttacaaactATGGCGTCATCATATCATATATGCAGCTTACAGAGCATGAGCATGAAACATGAATACGGTATATAATATTGAAAAACTAGATCTTCTTCTAAGCAAATAGCACAATAGAGTTCTAACTTTTACCATGATAAGCTAGTTTAAAATAGCACAATACAATACCTTAAATGCTCTAAACAACCCCAGAATTATCTGTAAAATTATTGTTCATTATGGTTGACAGTCTTGGAACTTGGAACGGtaggaaattaaaataattgagcTATTTGTAATCTATTTGAGCTTGACCCGTTAAAAATGACCAAGCTCAAACTTAGCCCTATTGTTTGTTTGACTAAAAACAAGCTCAagattagctttagattcattAATATAAACGACCCAAGCTCAAGCTATTTGAATAGGTCTATAATTCTATATAAACAACTATAATTAGGTCAGTAGATTCTGTTACATTCTTTAACTTTATCCTAATACTTCATCTTATTACATAAAAATCTCTACTAAATactaaactaaaaaaacttcaaaacacATTGCGAATAGATCTGATAAAGGAAAGCAACTATTCAGGCTAAAAAAGAACTTGAAAAATCATACACAGacttcataattttaaaaagtaaagcGTAAGATTTAAATTTGCCCCTTTCTTTACTTCGCAAGTACAGTCAGAGCTTCAAGTGCTCAATTTTGCTCATTTACAAATACTGGGCACCTTAGATCTGTGGAATTAATTTACTACTTCTCTTTCATTTCATTTGTGTTTGATTGTTCAAACCCTTTCTTTCCTATGTGACATAACAAACAATCTACTAATAAAAAGTATCATGCATGCCATGTTTCAACCGTGTTTTCTTGCAAGCTGCAACCAAGGATCATTCAGTGGTAAGTAACTACTCATGTCTAAGAATTGAAGGCTGGGTTAATCGAATATCTCCTCCTTCAAAAACCAATAGAAATTGCAACAACTAAGTTCTTTGTTACTAAGATGACAACCATAAACCTAAAATTGCAGAATAACCTGTCTAAGCATAAATGTTGATACCAAGTTGGCAACCGCAGAAACATtaaaacagaaataaatatCATCTACTGTACAGATAAGAGTTTAATACTGACCGATGTGAAATATAAAGACTTTAAGGGTTTTTTTCCTTGTGGATCAAATAGAAATCAGTAATCACCCTAAGTATAACTTTTAAAAAGAGGGAACAATCCCCACTTACATCGCAATCCATAGAATAAATGAAGACCAACAAAAATTGTAACGTTTAAACACGATCCTAAATCTGAGAAAGATTCTAGAGAAGAAAGCGGGAACGAACAAGCCCAGAAGACCTAGCCACCAGCCAGGCTGTTTTTTTATTAGGAAAAAAAAGGATGAATTACCTCGTCATTGCCGTTTGGCTGTTTCTGAAACCAGTTGATATTGAGCACCTGCATCCAGAAACCCAAAGCACACAGAGCGAGTAAAAAAGGGGTAAAAGAATTGGCGAATTGCAGATCCGTAAAGGTGAATTCAAGAGAGagcgagagagagagagagagagaaaataggGACCTGGACTTGCGCAGAGGTAGTGGGGGTGTTGAAGTTGTCGGATACAGAGGCCATGGCGCACATAAGGGCAAGAATTGTTATGGAAAATGTTAGCAACGCGTTGGCTCTGTACCCGAATGAATGCATTTTCagggttttttttcttctcctccTTCTTCTTCGATTGCGCTCTGTGTGTTTGATAAAAAGactgagagagaaagagagggtACACTAGTTGACTGAACTAAGCAGACAAAGAAACGTTTTGGTGCGTTTGTTTTGGTGCTTGTTTTGGTGCTCTTTCATTGGATCCAACACGCTCACTCCTCAAAACCACGCACGCAAATCTTCTGTGCCACCAATTATAGACTGCCACGTCATTCAAAGTTCCACGTCGGCATTCTATTAGAACTAACCAAGGACAAACTCCATTAAGGCCATTTTAATGGTCTTAAATGACATTTTAAAGTCGAAATTACACTTCCAAAAATAGATATTAAACtataaaaacaattattctctaataataaatcttattattaatgtttcaaaatagttaaaaatataattctgAATTATACTTTTCTCAAACgtgtaatttataattttttaattcctTTTCAATAGCATAATTTTAAAAGATCTTTTTCGTTTATCTATTATGACGaaatgtgagaaaaaaaaaagcaaaaatcCTCACTTAAATACTAATTCTTTAGAAAGAGTCACACCCATCCAACACATTTCAATTTGAAAATACATTCAAAGTAATTTTTTTGACAGGATTTGACTATATGTTGGATAATTTGAACTcgattttttcaatattttctttgaactatatttttaaatgtttatagtaataataaaacctttttaatcaataaaattattttatattacatgatatttatttatttgttatttttaaatttaatttaatttttgtattttttattctacaATTTAACTACGGTAATAATAaagttaatatattatattacaaatttaaaattatccaattttatttcatttattttgattaataaaatgttgagatggaaattttatatgatatgGGACATAAGATTTTGTATGTGGGACGCGCGTATGTTCTACGTGGCTTTTcatcattattttaaatatttaaataaataaatatttcattgGAATTTATAATACTAAAATCAAATTCGATTTTATTCATCATACAACAGATTTTATTCATAATACTAATACCAAATCAGTGTATATCTGATTTTAATTAGCAAACAAAGCAGGATAAAACCAACAACATTAATTTCTCAGGAAAGAAACAAGTGTTCTGATCCAGAGTTTTTATTCTGAGTTTACTTTTATAATGCTTACTTCCCTAGAAATAAGCATAGGTAAAAACTGAAACTCTCCACTCTCTCAAGCATCAACAAAGTTGAAGAGATCTGCACATTTCATCCCATGCGAGGCCAGTGGAGAAGTGCCAAAGCCAACCCTTGATTTTGCAAGGTCGAACACCACCAGATTCTCTTCCAATTGCCTTGCTCCTATGGTGATTTCAGCTCTAGGTTGCATTCCACCGTTCACCACGGCCAAACACCACACTCCGGGTTGTGTCTGCACAGTCAAGGCCTCACCAGAGATTCTCCAAACCGGACCATTAGGCTTGTCCATCACAAGCTCCACGCCAGGATATTCACTGGTGTTTTTGGAATGAAAACACAGCTGAAATGGTGCCACAGCTTTCACTTGATGAGCTTGCGTTGGAAGCTGTTGAGCAAACACTTGAATGAAAGACTCGTAAAGAGATTGCTGCAGAACCATGTGAGGAGTTGACGTGCTAATCATGGTTCCTCCCGAATGTCCTACTATGGTTGATGATGTCTTTTTAACTGGGGTCACGCTGTGCTGGTTGATTCTTATGGAGTTCACTCTCACGTTGTACTCTCCTTGTGGGGTGATGGTTAATGGGGTGTAAGCCAGATCTTGGAAAATAGCGTGGCCGTGAAGTTCATGCAAATTGTTTGGTGCATCTCCAAAGATGATAGCGCCCTTTGAAGATGATGAGTGGCGAGAGAGACAGGTGGTGAATTGGCGTTGCAGACCAAAGTGGGAAGCAAGTTGGTTTGGAAGAGAAATAGGTCCATGGCCTAAGCCAGCTACTCCTTCAACATTCATTGGAAGACCCTTTtggagaaggaaggaaggtgcacaagAAAAGAGGAAGTGAGGGACTGTGAACAACTCACCAAGTTGGGTTCCTAGAGAGACGTGGATTGCAAGCACATCTTGGCCTAGTTCACCCAAACCGTTTTGTTGGGTGACAGGGTTGGTGGACATGAGACCACATGTGTTTTTGTGGCACCCTGGCCTTGCTGCTGCAGGGCAACTGAGGCATTGATGTGTGTTGGCTCTGAAGCACTGTGCAGAGTGACAGAAGGGTGCTTCGTAGGTTTTGGATGTGTAATGTTGCTCACAGTTGAGCCACAACTGGTTTCCATTGAGGTCCACCAGGACGGGTACTTGTATCAGAGGGGTCCTTTTGAGAAGGGTGGTCCAATGGAGACCAGTGGAAACATCTTTTTGAGTAGGTAGAACAAGCAGGTATGCTGGATTGCTAACATAATTGGACTCGGATAATAAGAAAAGAAACGAGCAAGAA
Proteins encoded in this region:
- the LOC137831704 gene encoding basic 7S globulin-like, coding for MASILYFLVFSLSCSFLFLLSESNYVSNPAYLLVLPTQKDVSTGLHWTTLLKRTPLIQVPVLVDLNGNQLWLNCEQHYTSKTYEAPFCHSAQCFRANTHQCLSCPAAARPGCHKNTCGLMSTNPVTQQNGLGELGQDVLAIHVSLGTQLGELFTVPHFLFSCAPSFLLQKGLPMNVEGVAGLGHGPISLPNQLASHFGLQRQFTTCLSRHSSSSKGAIIFGDAPNNLHELHGHAIFQDLAYTPLTITPQGEYNVRVNSIRINQHSVTPVKKTSSTIVGHSGGTMISTSTPHMVLQQSLYESFIQVFAQQLPTQAHQVKAVAPFQLCFHSKNTSEYPGVELVMDKPNGPVWRISGEALTVQTQPGVWCLAVVNGGMQPRAEITIGARQLEENLVVFDLAKSRVGFGTSPLASHGMKCADLFNFVDA
- the LOC137831711 gene encoding signal peptidase complex subunit 3B, translating into MHSFGYRANALLTFSITILALMCAMASVSDNFNTPTTSAQVQVLNINWFQKQPNGNDEVSMTLNISADLQSLFTWNTKQVFVFLAAEYETPKNSLNQISLWDGIIPTKEHAKFWIHTSNKYRFIDQGSNLRGKEYNLTMHWHVMPKTGKMSADKIVMPGYRLPVEYR